In Carya illinoinensis cultivar Pawnee chromosome 16, C.illinoinensisPawnee_v1, whole genome shotgun sequence, a single window of DNA contains:
- the LOC122298694 gene encoding UDP-glycosyltransferase 90A2-like, whose product MAAAPPPLHLVIFPYMAQGHTFPLLDISKAFAIRGLKVVIITTPSNAPFIVSETSNHPNISLSIIPFPRVPELPEGCENTADLPSMALLSTFIEAIKKMKQPFEGVLRDMIANGHPPICVISDFFLSWTLDSCRSFGIPRIVSHGMGVLPMAICLSLDLISLKTKPSTYLDPLELPNLKLPFTLHKADIPESLLDFDLNDPFTGIIVEAMEADINSWGVLVNSFEELEGDHVGAFESFYFNNAKAYCLGPLFLYNKLRQEVEAEKVQIQSYSYIKWLDKQTGPNGSVVIYVSFGTQAHMSDDQLNEIAFGLEMAEHPFIWVVRSRTWVVPEGWKERVKEKGLVLRDWVDQRSILSHLAIGGFLSHCGWNSILESISMGVPLLAWPILGISDQGLNAKYIVSGWGAGLMMPHRGDGGEKIMTVGRDVICESVNELMGDGKGRKAREMAQALGKMARRAVEKGGSSDKKLDQLIDQLSNKNGKS is encoded by the coding sequence ATGGCTGCAGCTCCCCCACCACTCCATTTAGTGATCTTTCCTTATATGGCTCAGGGCCACACCTTCCCATTACTAGACATCTCAAAAGCCTTTGCAATCCGTGGCCTAAAGGTCGTCATCATCACCACCCCATCGAATGCTCCATTCATTGTTTCTGAAACCTCCAATCATCCTAATATTTCCTTGTCAATCATCCCATTTCCAAGAGTTCCAGAGCTTCCTGAAGGATGTGAGAACACTGCTGACCTTCCTTCAATGGCTCTGTTGAGTACTTTTATTGAAGCcatcaagaaaatgaaacaaCCATTTGAGGGAGTTCTAAGAGACATGATTGCTAATGGGCATCCTCCGATTTGCGTGATCTCCGACTTCTTCCTAAGTTGGACACTTGATTCATGCCGTTCATTCGGAATCCCACGCATTGTTTCTCATGGAATGGGAGTTTTACCAATGGCTATTTGTCTTTCTCTCGATTTGATTTCCCTTAAAACAAAGCCTTCCACATATTTGGATCCTTTAGAGTTGCCAAACCTGAAATTACCATTCACACTGCACAAAGCTGACATCCCTGAAAGCCTCCTAGATTTTGATCTAAATGACCCTTTTACAGGCATCATTGTAGAGGCTATGGAAGCGGATATCAACAGCTGGGGTGTTCTTGTTAATAGTTTTGAGGAGCTTGAGGGTGACCATGTTGGTGCATTTGAATCTTTCTATTTCAACAATGCTAAAGCATACTGTCTAGGACCACTTTTTTTGTACAATAAACTTAGACAAGAAGTGGAGGCTGAGAAGGTACAAATACAATCCTATTCCTATATCAAATGGCTTGATAAGCAAACTGGTCCTAATggtagtgttgtgatctatgtTTCATTTGGCACCCAAGCACACATGTCGGACGATCAGCTCAATGAGATTGCCTTTGGGTTGGAGATGGCTGAGCATCCATTCATTTGGGTGGTGAGGTCAAGGACTTGGGTTGTACCGGAGGGATGGAAAGAGAGGGTGAAGGAGAAAGGGTTGGTTTTACGTGATTGGGTGGACCAAAGAAGCATCCTTTCCCACCTTGCAATAGGAGGGTTTTTGAGTCACTGTGGATGGAATTCCATTTTGGAAAGCATTTCAATGGGCGTCCCACTTCTAGCTTGGCCGATACTTGGTATTTCAGACCAGGGACTGAATGCCAAGTATATCGTTTCGGGATGGGGAGCTGGGTTAATGATGCCGCACAGAGGTGATGGTGGGGAGAAAATCATGACCGTCGGTCGTGATGTGATTTGTGAGAGTGTGAATGAGTTGATGGGAGATGGGAAAGGGAGAAAGGCTAGGGAGATGGCACAAGCATTGGGGAAAATGGCAAGACGTGCTGTGGAAAAAGGAGGTTCTTCTGATAAGAAATTGGATCAACTGATTGATCAACTCAGCAATAAAAATGGAAAATCTTGA